A stretch of the Gracilinanus agilis isolate LMUSP501 chromosome 4, AgileGrace, whole genome shotgun sequence genome encodes the following:
- the LOC123244928 gene encoding putative olfactory receptor 2B8 — protein sequence MEKTNKSSPIGFILLGFSDQPQLEIVLLYVISIFYFLTLVGNTTIILISYLDPKLHNPMYFFLSNLSFLDLCFTTSIIPQMLWNFRGPDKSITYIGCITQFFVALGLGCTECILLTVMAYDRYVAICQPLHYAIIMHPRLLKQLASVSWISGFLESLIQSKLIFQLTLCSHHMLDDFMCEEPALIKIAAVDTTFIETELCIASILHVMIPLGLILVSYVCIARTTLRIKSSGGWRKVLGTCSSHLVVVTLFFGTILVAYMQPKNTKNRTKFLTLFYTVVTPTLNPMIYTFRNKDMKKALTRLLG from the coding sequence ATGGAAAAGACCAATAAAAGCAGTCCAATAGGGTTCATACTATTGGGCTTCTCTGACCAGCCCCAACTGGAAATAGTCCTTCTTTATGTTATCTCCATCTTTTACTTCCTGACCCTTGTGGGGAACACAACCATCATTCTGATATCTTATCTGGACCCTAAACTCCACAATCCcatgtatttcttcctctctaacCTTTCATTCCTGGATCTCTGCTTCACCACCAGTATTATCCCCCAGATGCTATGGAACTTTAGGGGTCCTGATAAGAGCATTACTTACATTGGTTGTATTACTCAGTTTTTTGTGGCTCTGGGACTAGGTTGCACAGAGTGTATTCTCCTAACTGTCATGGCTTATGATCGCTATGTTGCCATCTGCCAGCCCCTTCACTATGCTATTATCATGCACCCAAGGCTACTCAAACAATTGGCATCTGTGAGCTGGATCAGTGGTTTTCTAGAGTCCTTGATTCAGTCAAAACTAATTTTTCAATTGACTCTTTGCAGTCATCACATGCTGGATGATTTTATGTGTGAGGAGCCAGCCTTGATTAAAATTGCTGCTGTGGACACCACCTTCATAGAAACTGAGCTTTGCATAGCCAGTATCCTTCATGTTATGATACCCCTAGGTCTTATCCTAGTCTCTTATGTATGCATAGCTAGGACCACATTGAGGATAAAGTCAAGTGGAGGGTGGAGAAAGGTTCTGGGAACATGTAGTTCCCATTTGGTGGTGGTAACTTTATTCTTTGGAACAATACTTGTTGCCTACATGCAGCCCAAAAATACCAAGAATCGAACCAAGTTTCTCACCCTCTTCTATACTGTGGTTACTCCTACACTTAACCCCATGATCTACACCTTTAGGAACAAAGATATGAAAAAGGCACTGACAAGGCTGCTGGGTTGA